One region of Armatimonadota bacterium genomic DNA includes:
- a CDS encoding AbrB/MazE/SpoVT family DNA-binding domain-containing protein has protein sequence MKTTVTARGQTVIPAKVRRAHRITRQTRLEWVDDGETIRVVPLPENPIAAARGVTKGLRRALLAERNRERRRG, from the coding sequence ATGAAGACCACGGTGACCGCAAGAGGCCAGACCGTTATTCCCGCGAAGGTCCGGCGGGCCCACCGGATCACGCGGCAAACGAGACTGGAATGGGTGGACGACGGAGAAACAATCCGGGTCGTTCCCCTTCCCGAGAATCCCATCGCCGCCGCCCGCGGCGTCACCAAGGGCCTCCGGCGGGCGCTGTTGGCCGAACGTAACCGAGAGCGCCGGCGTGGCTGA
- a CDS encoding glycoside hydrolase family 31 protein, producing the protein MRLDPGALRRLDTLWLRDTTPSGARFTTEAGTLQAEIYAPGILRLRLSTGPEIERPDYGLLAANPEPPSRIGFSEDAGVYRLEAGGMAGEDGAEPGSISLELRANPLRLRLMRRGVTLLESSGDAHIRGGLRLPAVAVESGDGGEPGWFLNLGLRSGEPVYGLGEKFGPLDHRGQLITSWNEDALGVNSERSYKNIPFAWSPQGWALFVHTTGRVTHGVGYPQWSQRSYVLRVDDPTLDLFLFAADSPAALLERFTHLTGRAPLPPRWSYGVWMSRCYYRTPDEALDVARTLRERRIPCDVLVLDGRAWLEVETRYGFEWDAERYPDPNAFIGRLKALGFRLCLWEYPYVSVHNPLFARLAEKGYLLRRASGEPYIYEWDPEPFGMLLAPLPHSGMVDFTHPEAFAWFRDAHKDLFEQGVDVFKTDFGEQVPEDAVAANGEAGRRLHNVYPLLFNRCAYEASQRYAPGGALVWGRSGWTGSQRYPIQWGGDPQADWEGLAASVRGGLSWGMSGAPFHSHDIGGFYHQRPGALPDPELYVRWMQAGVMASHTRFHGTSPREPWFYGDEAERIVRRWLEWRYRLIPYIEACAQEAQQTGMPVARAMPLAFPEDAAAWAFEHQYMLGPSLLVAPVLSPDGDVTLHLPKGGWYDLSSGERIEGPRTLRRTMPLEEMPVYGREGHSLPLGPAVQHTGELDEAARINEIWIFGAPSQKARADLSGLPKGTRLRHF; encoded by the coding sequence GAGATTGAGAGGCCGGACTACGGTCTTCTCGCGGCAAACCCGGAGCCGCCCTCGCGCATAGGATTCTCAGAAGACGCCGGCGTCTATCGTCTCGAGGCCGGCGGGATGGCAGGAGAGGATGGAGCCGAGCCGGGCTCCATCAGCCTGGAGCTGCGCGCCAATCCCCTTCGTCTGCGCCTGATGCGCCGCGGCGTCACGCTCCTTGAGTCAAGCGGCGACGCGCACATACGGGGCGGCCTGCGCCTTCCGGCTGTGGCGGTCGAATCCGGAGACGGCGGGGAACCGGGGTGGTTCCTGAACCTGGGCCTGCGCTCAGGCGAGCCGGTCTATGGGCTGGGCGAGAAGTTCGGGCCGCTCGATCACCGGGGGCAGTTGATAACTTCGTGGAACGAGGACGCACTCGGCGTAAACAGCGAGCGCTCGTACAAGAACATCCCCTTCGCGTGGAGCCCTCAGGGGTGGGCCCTGTTCGTCCACACCACGGGGCGCGTCACACACGGCGTGGGCTATCCGCAGTGGTCGCAGCGCAGCTACGTGCTCCGCGTGGACGACCCCACGCTCGACCTCTTCCTGTTCGCGGCCGACTCACCGGCCGCGCTGCTGGAGCGCTTCACGCACCTGACCGGCCGCGCGCCACTCCCTCCGCGCTGGAGCTACGGGGTCTGGATGTCACGCTGCTACTACCGCACGCCCGACGAGGCGCTCGATGTCGCGCGCACCCTGCGTGAGAGGCGCATCCCTTGCGACGTGCTGGTGCTCGATGGCCGCGCATGGCTTGAGGTCGAGACGCGCTACGGATTCGAGTGGGATGCCGAACGGTACCCCGATCCCAACGCTTTCATCGGCCGGCTCAAGGCACTGGGCTTCCGCCTGTGCCTGTGGGAGTACCCGTACGTATCGGTGCACAACCCGCTCTTCGCGCGCCTGGCTGAGAAGGGATACCTGCTGCGGCGCGCCTCTGGCGAGCCCTACATCTATGAGTGGGACCCTGAGCCATTCGGGATGCTGCTTGCCCCGCTGCCACACAGCGGAATGGTGGATTTCACGCACCCCGAGGCCTTCGCCTGGTTCCGCGACGCGCACAAAGACCTGTTCGAGCAGGGCGTGGACGTCTTCAAGACCGACTTCGGAGAGCAGGTCCCAGAAGACGCGGTTGCCGCGAACGGCGAAGCGGGCCGGCGCCTGCACAATGTCTACCCCCTCCTCTTCAACCGGTGCGCCTACGAGGCGAGCCAGCGCTACGCACCGGGCGGCGCGCTGGTCTGGGGCCGCTCGGGCTGGACCGGCAGCCAGCGCTACCCGATCCAGTGGGGCGGCGACCCGCAGGCCGACTGGGAAGGCCTGGCAGCCAGCGTGCGCGGGGGGCTGTCCTGGGGGATGAGCGGCGCGCCTTTTCACAGCCACGACATCGGCGGCTTCTATCACCAGAGGCCCGGCGCATTGCCTGATCCCGAGCTCTACGTGCGCTGGATGCAGGCAGGCGTCATGGCGTCCCACACGCGTTTCCATGGGACGAGCCCCCGCGAGCCGTGGTTCTACGGCGACGAGGCCGAGCGGATCGTGCGACGGTGGCTGGAGTGGCGCTACCGGCTGATTCCCTACATCGAGGCGTGCGCGCAAGAGGCGCAGCAGACCGGCATGCCGGTTGCGCGCGCGATGCCTCTCGCCTTCCCTGAGGACGCGGCGGCGTGGGCGTTCGAGCACCAGTACATGCTGGGGCCGTCACTGTTGGTTGCCCCGGTGCTCTCTCCCGATGGAGACGTCACGCTGCACCTCCCCAAGGGTGGATGGTACGACCTGTCAAGCGGCGAGCGCATCGAGGGCCCGCGCACGCTCCGGCGCACGATGCCGCTTGAGGAGATGCCTGTCTACGGCCGCGAAGGCCACTCCCTACCGCTGGGCCCCGCGGTGCAGCATACCGGAGAACTGGACGAAGCGGCACGGATCAATGAGATCTGGATCTTCGGTGCCCCGAGCCAGAAGGCGAGGGCAGATCTCAGCGGCCTCCCCAAGGGAACGCGCCTGCGCCACTTCTAG
- a CDS encoding homoaconitate hydratase, with protein sequence MPREPPSLPGGAQPRAGANVDGVTEYLSPHVRRPEARAGFNLPADIIVCDCTAREGEQAAAVDFGADLKVELIRLLDEIGVPQAQAGYPAKSPLDGETVRRVRRLGLRIRVEVIAQVFDPNWRDEVDAAVACGPDIVDIQLPCSDRRLLLLHKMTRGEMLDRAVEAIRRARGRAPVVRFAPTDTTRADLDYVRALYRAALDAGADRLSLADTAGAMFPPAMRWLVGELTREFTVPLQVHCHNDFGLALANTLAAAEGGASILDATVNGLGERSGNACLDELVVALEAFYGARTGVRTEGLYRLAHLVSKWTGIPVPTHKPLVGDSAFAHKLEGHVRGVLTSPPLYEPLPPETVGNRRRIPIGKYSGVHAVRYRLGQAGIDVTEEQARKVLDALGKVWEETRASSLSDDAFLSLAEETLCRCPD encoded by the coding sequence ATCCCACGAGAACCTCCTTCGCTACCTGGAGGAGCTCAGCCGCGAGCAGGAGCGAACGTGGACGGAGTAACAGAGTATCTGAGCCCCCACGTCCGGCGGCCGGAGGCCCGCGCGGGGTTCAATCTGCCGGCAGACATCATAGTGTGCGACTGCACCGCCCGTGAGGGTGAGCAGGCTGCCGCGGTAGACTTCGGCGCCGACCTGAAGGTGGAGCTGATCCGGCTGCTGGACGAGATCGGCGTCCCCCAGGCGCAGGCGGGATACCCGGCCAAGTCGCCGCTGGACGGGGAGACCGTCCGCAGAGTGCGGCGGCTTGGGTTGCGGATCAGGGTCGAGGTCATCGCGCAGGTCTTCGACCCCAACTGGCGCGATGAGGTTGACGCGGCCGTCGCGTGCGGGCCCGACATCGTGGACATCCAGCTCCCCTGCTCCGACCGGCGGTTGCTGCTCCTGCACAAGATGACCCGCGGGGAGATGCTGGACCGCGCAGTCGAGGCGATCCGCCGCGCACGCGGCCGTGCGCCCGTCGTCCGCTTCGCACCCACCGACACCACCCGTGCGGATCTCGACTACGTCCGCGCCCTGTACCGTGCGGCGCTGGATGCCGGCGCCGACCGCCTGTCCCTGGCCGACACGGCCGGGGCGATGTTCCCACCGGCCATGCGCTGGCTCGTGGGCGAGCTCACGCGCGAGTTCACGGTCCCCCTTCAGGTGCACTGCCACAACGACTTCGGGCTGGCCCTGGCCAACACGCTGGCCGCGGCCGAGGGCGGGGCCTCCATCCTCGACGCGACGGTGAACGGCCTGGGCGAACGGTCCGGCAACGCGTGCCTGGACGAGCTCGTCGTGGCCCTGGAGGCGTTCTACGGCGCGCGCACCGGCGTCCGGACCGAAGGTCTGTACCGGCTGGCACATCTGGTCTCGAAGTGGACGGGCATCCCTGTCCCGACCCACAAGCCCCTTGTAGGGGACAGCGCGTTCGCGCACAAACTGGAAGGCCACGTGCGCGGGGTGCTGACCTCGCCGCCGCTGTACGAACCCCTCCCGCCGGAGACGGTCGGCAACAGGCGGCGCATACCCATAGGCAAGTACAGCGGTGTGCACGCCGTCCGCTACCGGCTCGGGCAGGCCGGGATAGACGTAACCGAGGAGCAGGCCCGAAAGGTCCTGGACGCCCTGGGGAAGGTCTGGGAGGAGACGCGGGCCAGCAGCCTCTCAGACGACGCCTTCCTGTCTCTGGCCGAGGAGACGCTGTGCCGATGCCCGGACTGA
- a CDS encoding aminotransferase class V-fold PLP-dependent enzyme, with protein MPAPSRVPADRGVRLPESRRLLRYRPGAQEHDLGPLRRSLAETINCDPSEITFVPSTSDGVGIVANAVDWRSGDNVVLPECEYPGVVYPWLNLARRGVEARMTPAPNGQVDMDALIERIDGRTRVVSISHVEWTSGYRCDVGRLGRLCRPRGILLVVDAIQSLSVTPVDVKEMGADVLVAGCYKWLLGIPGTALMYVRRDAMPSLPPDRAGQAGVKTSMVARPDLVWKEDAMRYQVGSEATAALLVLESSLGLLLESGIERTHAHITELLDRLIPGLARLGMTITSSLAPGTRSTILSFTTGDSARDEALHRRLLERNVVVSLRPHGIRVSPHVYNAPEDADALLRAIA; from the coding sequence ATACCTGCGCCGAGTCGAGTTCCCGCTGACCGCGGCGTGCGCCTTCCTGAATCACGCCGCCTCCTGCGCTACCGGCCGGGTGCCCAGGAACATGATCTCGGACCTCTGCGTCGCTCACTGGCGGAGACGATCAACTGCGATCCGTCCGAGATCACGTTCGTCCCGTCCACATCCGACGGCGTGGGCATTGTGGCCAACGCGGTGGACTGGCGGAGCGGCGACAACGTGGTCCTGCCGGAGTGCGAGTACCCGGGCGTGGTCTACCCATGGCTCAATCTCGCGCGCCGGGGAGTCGAGGCGCGCATGACGCCGGCGCCCAACGGACAGGTGGACATGGACGCGCTGATCGAGCGCATTGACGGCCGGACGCGCGTCGTGTCCATCAGCCACGTGGAGTGGACCTCGGGCTATCGGTGCGACGTAGGCCGGCTCGGCCGGTTGTGCCGCCCGCGCGGAATCCTGCTCGTCGTTGACGCGATCCAGAGTTTGAGCGTCACGCCGGTGGACGTAAAGGAGATGGGCGCGGATGTGCTGGTGGCCGGATGCTACAAGTGGCTGCTCGGCATCCCAGGGACCGCCCTCATGTACGTTCGCAGGGACGCCATGCCCTCGCTTCCCCCGGACCGCGCCGGCCAGGCGGGCGTGAAGACCTCCATGGTCGCCCGGCCCGATCTTGTATGGAAGGAGGACGCGATGCGCTACCAGGTCGGCAGCGAGGCCACCGCGGCCCTGCTGGTCCTGGAGAGTTCGCTCGGGCTGCTGTTGGAGTCGGGCATCGAGCGCACGCACGCGCACATCACGGAGCTACTCGACCGTCTCATCCCCGGACTGGCGCGGCTTGGGATGACGATCACGTCGTCGCTGGCCCCGGGGACGCGCTCGACGATTCTGAGCTTCACCACCGGCGATAGCGCACGGGACGAGGCGCTGCACCGGCGCCTCCTGGAGCGGAACGTAGTCGTCTCGCTGCGACCGCACGGGATACGGGTGTCACCGCACGTCTACAACGCGCCCGAGGACGCCGATGCGCTACTGCGGGCCATCGCCTGA
- a CDS encoding type II toxin-antitoxin system VapC family toxin, with product MADCYVLDTSALLAFLGDEPGADKVERLLEGARDSRCHLLSCSITLMEIFYTAMREKGEDEAIKILALVKAWPIEWVDPDEKVLLQAGRLKAAYRLSVADALIAAVARTRGAILVHKDPELETLRGNVRLLGLPFRTTR from the coding sequence GTGGCTGATTGTTACGTCCTCGATACATCGGCACTCCTGGCCTTCCTCGGCGATGAGCCAGGCGCCGACAAGGTGGAGCGTTTGCTCGAAGGCGCCCGCGACAGCCGGTGTCATTTGCTCTCGTGCTCGATCACGCTGATGGAGATCTTCTACACTGCCATGCGCGAGAAGGGCGAGGATGAGGCCATCAAGATACTGGCGCTGGTGAAGGCCTGGCCGATCGAATGGGTTGACCCTGACGAGAAAGTGCTACTACAGGCCGGAAGGCTGAAAGCAGCGTATCGTCTCTCGGTCGCCGATGCCCTGATTGCCGCCGTTGCAAGGACGAGGGGCGCAATCCTCGTGCACAAGGATCCGGAACTGGAGACCTTGAGGGGGAATGTGAGACTCTTGGGCTTGCCCTTCAGGACAACACGCTAG
- a CDS encoding ABC transporter permease, with protein sequence MWRYIVRKFLAAIPVLLGAALLAFLILHLSPGDPARLVAGESAFEEDVLLIRKKLGLDQPFLVQYLRFVGSSLRGEFGRSLRTGRPVRDEVAARFPHTFELAVASLILSIGIGVVAGVAAAIRPNTAYDYGATLVALAGISTPVFWLGLLLMLLFSYYLGWLPASGRGGPLWTLAGLQSIIMPAIALGTPSAAIIARLTRSSLLEVLRQDYVRTARSKGLIERAVIGHHALRNALIPVVTVVGLRLGALLGGAVITEQVFSWPGIGTLIVTAINTRDYPMVQGTMLIAALVFVVVNLCVDLAYALVDPRIRYE encoded by the coding sequence ATGTGGCGGTACATCGTCCGCAAGTTCCTGGCCGCGATCCCGGTCCTGCTGGGCGCGGCGCTGCTGGCGTTTCTCATTCTCCACCTGAGCCCGGGAGATCCGGCCCGGCTGGTCGCAGGCGAGAGCGCGTTCGAGGAAGACGTCCTGTTGATCCGCAAGAAGCTGGGCTTGGACCAGCCGTTCCTGGTCCAGTATCTCAGGTTCGTCGGCAGCAGCCTGCGGGGAGAGTTCGGGCGCTCGCTCCGGACCGGAAGACCGGTGCGGGACGAGGTCGCGGCCAGGTTTCCCCATACGTTCGAGCTGGCGGTCGCCAGTCTCATCCTATCCATCGGCATAGGGGTAGTCGCCGGGGTCGCGGCCGCGATCCGGCCGAACACCGCGTACGATTACGGCGCCACGCTCGTGGCGCTTGCCGGAATATCAACGCCGGTCTTCTGGCTGGGACTGCTCCTGATGCTCCTGTTCTCCTACTACCTGGGCTGGCTGCCGGCCTCGGGCCGCGGGGGCCCGCTGTGGACGCTGGCAGGACTGCAGTCCATCATCATGCCCGCCATTGCGCTGGGCACGCCGTCGGCTGCCATCATCGCCCGCCTGACCCGGAGCAGTCTGCTCGAAGTGCTGAGGCAGGATTACGTGCGAACCGCCAGGTCGAAGGGGCTGATAGAGCGCGCCGTGATTGGCCACCATGCGCTGCGAAACGCGCTGATCCCGGTCGTGACCGTGGTCGGGCTCCGGCTGGGGGCCTTGCTCGGCGGGGCGGTCATCACGGAGCAGGTCTTCTCCTGGCCTGGGATCGGGACGCTCATCGTGACCGCCATCAACACGCGAGACTACCCAATGGTCCAGGGAACGATGCTGATCGCGGCGCTGGTCTTCGTCGTGGTCAACCTGTGCGTGGACCTGGCGTACGCGTTGGTAGACCCGCGCATCCGCTATGAATAG
- a CDS encoding GntR family transcriptional regulator, with protein sequence MPQRRKAATSGPPTTSRRRSTTPSNPSATLKEHAYSRLRAEILNGLITPGAGLQEADLSRRLGISRTPLREAICRLAEEGLVEVLPYRGARVVRLDNDHLDDLFQVREIVEGLAARLAATRMSKQDVAKSRRSLKVRLRETDRRTSVYRAPTLDFHQELLRASGNRLLIDIAGRLYARLSLARAVSGAFRERAADAAREHLAVLDSIAQRKADTAERLTRRHVRRSHENLLRYLEELSREQERTWTE encoded by the coding sequence ATGCCCCAGCGACGCAAAGCGGCTACCAGCGGCCCCCCCACCACGTCGAGGCGCCGCTCCACTACGCCGAGCAATCCCTCCGCCACGTTGAAGGAACACGCCTACTCCCGCCTGCGCGCCGAGATCCTCAACGGCCTGATCACACCCGGCGCCGGCCTTCAGGAAGCCGATCTCAGCCGGCGACTTGGGATCAGCCGCACGCCGTTGCGCGAGGCCATCTGCAGACTTGCCGAAGAAGGCTTGGTCGAGGTCCTGCCCTACCGGGGCGCCCGCGTCGTCCGCCTGGACAACGACCACCTCGACGATCTGTTCCAGGTCCGCGAGATCGTGGAAGGATTGGCCGCGCGCCTGGCAGCAACACGGATGTCGAAGCAGGACGTGGCGAAGAGCAGGCGCAGCCTGAAGGTCCGGCTGCGTGAGACCGACCGGAGGACCTCCGTCTACCGGGCGCCGACCCTGGACTTCCACCAGGAGCTGCTGCGCGCATCCGGAAACCGGCTGCTCATCGACATCGCCGGCCGTCTTTACGCGCGCCTGTCCCTGGCGCGCGCGGTCTCCGGCGCCTTTCGCGAGCGCGCCGCCGACGCAGCGCGCGAGCACCTGGCAGTCCTCGACTCAATCGCGCAGCGCAAAGCCGACACCGCAGAGAGGCTGACGCGCCGGCACGTCCGGCGATCCCACGAGAACCTCCTTCGCTACCTGGAGGAGCTCAGCCGCGAGCAGGAGCGAACGTGGACGGAGTAA
- a CDS encoding ABC transporter permease translates to MNSAGFLRRLFRRRLVILGAVLVLGFLLVSIAAPQLAPGGYDEQDLHRRLQPPSSDHPMGTDMLGRDLLARIVWGARISLMVGFLAMGLGFTFGSLLGLFSGMYGGVVDRAVMGAMDILLAFPGILLALAVVAALGPGLYQVMIAVGVNQIPSFARLVRGSVLSVRKHEYVEAARAVGASDPRIMLRHVAPQVIAPVIVLASLDVGTAILASAGLSFLGLGAQPPLPDWGGMINQGRAFLRSAWWVGVFPGLAIMLTVLGFNLVGDGLRDALDPRLRQA, encoded by the coding sequence ATGAATAGCGCGGGGTTTCTGCGCCGGCTGTTCCGGCGGCGCCTGGTGATCCTCGGCGCGGTGCTGGTGTTGGGATTCCTGCTGGTGAGCATCGCGGCGCCCCAACTGGCTCCGGGGGGTTACGACGAGCAGGATCTGCATCGCCGCCTGCAGCCGCCGTCGTCGGATCACCCGATGGGGACCGACATGCTGGGCCGGGACCTGCTGGCGCGCATCGTGTGGGGTGCCCGGATCTCGCTCATGGTGGGCTTCCTGGCCATGGGCCTGGGGTTCACGTTCGGCTCGCTGCTGGGCCTCTTCTCGGGCATGTACGGCGGCGTGGTAGACCGCGCGGTGATGGGCGCGATGGACATCCTGCTGGCGTTCCCGGGCATCCTCCTGGCCCTGGCAGTGGTCGCAGCACTTGGGCCAGGGCTCTACCAGGTCATGATCGCGGTGGGCGTGAACCAGATCCCATCGTTCGCGCGTCTGGTGCGGGGATCGGTGTTGTCCGTGCGCAAGCACGAGTACGTCGAAGCGGCGAGGGCGGTCGGCGCGTCTGACCCGCGCATCATGCTGCGGCACGTTGCGCCGCAGGTCATCGCGCCGGTGATCGTGCTGGCCTCTCTCGACGTCGGCACCGCGATCCTGGCCTCGGCCGGGCTTTCTTTCCTGGGTCTGGGCGCCCAACCGCCGCTGCCGGACTGGGGCGGCATGATAAACCAGGGGCGGGCGTTCCTGCGCAGCGCCTGGTGGGTGGGCGTCTTCCCGGGGCTGGCGATCATGCTGACCGTGCTGGGATTCAACCTGGTGGGAGACGGGTTGCGCGACGCCCTCGATCCGCGGTTGCGGCAGGCGTAG